In Leptospira congkakensis, the DNA window GGTTTCATTTACAAGTTTGCCTTTTTCTTTAAGGGTTGTAAGGTTATCTAACGGAAGTTTGGTTCCACTTCTTTTGGGAACTGATTGGATATACAATGCTGCTTTATGGTTTGGATTTACTCGAAGGGCTTTGTAAAAACTAACTACAAGTTCCGCTTCCTTTGTTGTTTTTGAAAATTTCAAACTTTCTATTGTTGGTGTTAAGTGAGGTAACTTTTTTAAGGCCCATTCCTCGGATATAGAAAGAGTCTCTTGGATGGATGACTTTTCTTTGGATAAAAAGGATTTTAAAGATTCTACTTTGACTTTTGGCGTTGGTTGGCCTTTCCAATGATCCTTTAAAATCAAATAGGTGATTCCTGCATGGTTGTTCCAGGAGAAAATAGGTAAGGCAAAAGTTAAAATAACAAAGCTAACGATGAATTGTTTCATAAAGTTTATTGGGTTTCCTTTTTTTGGAAGGTAGTTCCATTCCAAATGTATTCTGATTTGTAGTATTCGTGGAAATTAGAGTCTTCAATGTCAAAACTATGAGTCAACTCTTGGATGGTATTCTTTATGCCTTTGGTGAGTTTTCTTTGGGTTTTTTTATCTTCGCTAAGTGTTTCGTTTGGAAATACTAACCAAGATTCTGCACAAGAAGGTGGATCACATGATCCAGGGATCCATGAAAATTGAGAAATTAGTTTATTGTCTGGAGAGATACTAATCAGTAGTTCATTTGTATAACCATATTCAATTTCGGAAAAAACAAAATAGGTTAGTCCAAATAAAAATTTTGGACTTGGTGAAAACTGAGATTCGGAGTAAATGTTATGTTTCCAAATTTCATTACTAACTGGTCCCACATCCAATTTGGTTTGTGTTAGGATTTTATCTCCTTGGATTAGTTTTAATTCAATTTTGCGAAGTTTGACTCCTAAGTTTCTGCATAAGATTGTATTTTCTTCTATTGGGAAGGAATAATCGGCGATGAGGCCTCCCCAAATAAATCCCGTATCCTTCTCTGATTTTACCTCATACCAATATTCTTTTACTGAATCCTGTTCCAAAATTTGGTTCGTTTTTGAGAGAATGGTCACGACAGATCCAATAGAAAGTTTCTTTTTTATTTTTGCATTGAGGTTGTTTGATTCTCTTATATTTACATTGTCACCAAATATTTGATAGGTGGAACCAACTGTTTTTTCTTGTATGTAGTTATCCCAGTGATCTTCTGGAAAGATTGGTAAAACACATGATAAAATTAGAATGTAGAGTAAAATCTTATAACCCGACATAGTGTAGAAAATAGGGAACTAAGTGTTAAGAGTCGATCTCTTTTCCGAAGCGGAGGTTTTTTTCTCGGGATGATAGGTCGACAATGATAGTGTAGGCTTTTCATCGGAAAGGATTTTAAATGATACTCGCAGAAGTAATGAAACCATATTCAGTGGAACAGATACGAATGTTGGAAGAAAGGATGAATGCCTATGAAACTTGGGTATTTGTGCTTGTGTTGCTGGTTGCCGTACTTGTCCTAATTGTTGTCATGCAAAGGCTGACGATTTCGAAATTAAAATCTTTGGAATTATTCAAATCAAAGTTAAATTCGAAAGATGCGAATCTTTCATCAAATCAAAATTTATCGAACAACCGAGAGATTTCAATTCCTGATATTCATACCATCACACAAACACCAATTCATTCTGCTATGACTGTGCAAGGAAAAGATTTACCAGATCCTGGAATGGTTTTTAAATATACAGTTCCTTTAAATAAAAACAAAATGATTGCGATTGGCCAACGAGAGGGAAGTGTGGTCACTCGTTCTACGGATGTTTTAGATCATCATTTAACAATAGATATTAATGCAGTGGATGTATCTAATTTAGATATTTTATCATATAGTTTGGAATTTCGACGTGAAGGAAAAGTGTTAATCCAACTTCCCGGCTCTAGAGATTTCCGTGAGATGGGTGTAAAAGAAAAATTTTATATTTCTAAAACCTTAACTTTCGAAGGAGAAACTTGTTTAGAAACTTTAGGTACAAACAATCCTTTACGATTCCGAATAGGCAGTCGGATTGGTGTAGATGGAAAATTCAAAGCCGGGTATTTTGAGTTTCACTTGTTTACGAAAGATGTGTTTGAAAAAACAATTAATGGAAACAAACGAGTTGAAAAACATTTTTATCTGAAGTTGTTTAAGATTTTCCCTGGATATGATACGGCAGGGCAAACGAAAGAGGGTTTAGTTCCGATGCTTGCGCGGTTTGGATTGTGAATCTTATATCCCCTCCCTGATTAGGGTGGGGAACTAGACCCGCCGCCCAATGCACTCCTCTTATCATATCCTTATAAAGGATGCAAACCCCTTTCTCAATACCAAAAATTCTTTTTAAAAGAGTTCACCTTTCTGCAAACTATGGATCTCCGTTTTCAGATTATGCCGGCTTCGCATTTCATATTGATCAAAGAAATCATCTGTTTGGAAGAGCCGGGTTGTTTCGATAAAATGATATAAAACTTGGATTCGTCCCTTACGGTAATCGTCATCAGAGTAAATAGCGTATTCCTTTCTGATGTTTTTGGTGTATTCTAAATACAGTTTTTCGTCACTTCCCAAAATCGAAAGGTCCATATCTAAAAAATATTTTGTATCAGGGTTGTAACTTTCACCTAATCTATGTGATTTGGTCGCAAGGATATGGCGTAAACAGATCCCTATTCGTTCCTTGACGATTCCTAATTGGGAGAGTCTTTCTTCTGCAATTTTGGCACTGCCTTCTTCGTTCGATTTGGAATTTGGGTTATAAATCAAATCATGATAGTAAAGGGCAAAGAGAACCATTTCTGAATCTTCAAGTCGGGTTTTTACTTTTTCAAATTCACCTAACATTTGGTAAAGATGGTTTAAGTTGTGGTAGGCGCGGTGTGGTTCGGAATATCTGGTTTCTATTTCTTTCCAGAGGGATTGACTTACGATATGTCCTGCGTCAATGAAGTTTGAAATTAAGGATTCAAATCTAGTTTTACATTCTTCACGAATTGTCATGGTTTAAATCCTCTCTCGATAAATGCATTGTGGATTGTGAATCTATATATCCCCGCCCTGATTGGGTGGGGAACTAGACCCGCCTCCCAATACTTACCTCTTACCACATCTTTCCCCTTCTTACAAACCCCTTTCTCAAAACCAAAAATTCTTTTCCAATAAGTTCGTCTTTTCCAACGTTCACCTCTGAAAAAAGATCCTACCCAAAAAACAAAAAAG includes these proteins:
- a CDS encoding SH3 domain-containing protein yields the protein MSGYKILLYILILSCVLPIFPEDHWDNYIQEKTVGSTYQIFGDNVNIRESNNLNAKIKKKLSIGSVVTILSKTNQILEQDSVKEYWYEVKSEKDTGFIWGGLIADYSFPIEENTILCRNLGVKLRKIELKLIQGDKILTQTKLDVGPVSNEIWKHNIYSESQFSPSPKFLFGLTYFVFSEIEYGYTNELLISISPDNKLISQFSWIPGSCDPPSCAESWLVFPNETLSEDKKTQRKLTKGIKNTIQELTHSFDIEDSNFHEYYKSEYIWNGTTFQKKETQ
- a CDS encoding HD domain-containing protein, whose product is MTIREECKTRFESLISNFIDAGHIVSQSLWKEIETRYSEPHRAYHNLNHLYQMLGEFEKVKTRLEDSEMVLFALYYHDLIYNPNSKSNEEGSAKIAEERLSQLGIVKERIGICLRHILATKSHRLGESYNPDTKYFLDMDLSILGSDEKLYLEYTKNIRKEYAIYSDDDYRKGRIQVLYHFIETTRLFQTDDFFDQYEMRSRHNLKTEIHSLQKGELF